The following are encoded together in the Pseudoalteromonas piscicida genome:
- the hldE gene encoding bifunctional D-glycero-beta-D-manno-heptose-7-phosphate kinase/D-glycero-beta-D-manno-heptose 1-phosphate adenylyltransferase HldE produces the protein MKLAALQQLNQAKVLVVGDVMLDRYWHGDTGRISPEAPVPVVKVSALEDKAGGAANVAKNIAHLDGKVGLLGLIGEDDNGKTLEAILTKENIESSLVNVVELPTIAKMRVISRHQQVVRLDVEEPFQLSHSQLLLERLKQEVDKYDFVLFSDYNKGALCAISEMIAVAKAAGKTVLIDPKNSDLSLYQGADFITPNLNEFKLAGGDASSEEALTSSARELLKMSGIGAMLLTRSEQGMSLITDTEKFDFPAQVQEVSDVTGAGDTVIATLTTMLGAGMSAKDAVEVANIAAGIAVSKLGAATVSPEELSRKLGQYLRETGEHYQTPFEEVLKHITFAKQNGETIVFTNGCFDILHAGHVRYLAQAKAMGDRLVVGLNNDESISRLKGPERPINPLKERAMVLSALASVDWVIPFGSVEENDTPAKLIEMVSPDILVKGGDYKVEEIAGAEHVLNQGGKVEVLAFLDGCSTSNVIKKAQLQKS, from the coding sequence ATGAAGTTAGCAGCGCTTCAACAGCTGAATCAAGCCAAGGTATTGGTGGTTGGTGATGTGATGTTGGATAGATACTGGCATGGAGATACCGGGCGTATTTCTCCTGAGGCTCCAGTACCTGTGGTTAAAGTCAGCGCATTGGAAGACAAAGCTGGTGGTGCGGCGAACGTTGCCAAAAACATCGCTCACCTAGATGGTAAAGTGGGTTTGCTTGGGCTTATCGGCGAAGATGACAATGGCAAAACGCTAGAGGCTATCCTTACCAAAGAAAACATTGAATCTAGCTTAGTTAACGTCGTTGAGCTGCCGACTATCGCAAAAATGCGTGTGATCAGCCGTCATCAGCAAGTAGTCCGACTCGATGTAGAAGAGCCCTTTCAGTTATCTCATAGTCAACTACTGCTTGAGCGTCTAAAGCAAGAAGTTGATAAGTATGACTTTGTGTTGTTTAGCGACTACAACAAAGGCGCTTTGTGCGCCATTTCAGAAATGATTGCGGTGGCTAAAGCTGCTGGTAAAACGGTACTTATTGACCCTAAAAATAGTGACTTGAGCCTCTATCAAGGCGCTGATTTTATCACGCCGAACCTAAACGAATTTAAACTCGCTGGTGGAGATGCAAGTAGCGAGGAAGCACTCACCTCTAGTGCGCGCGAACTGCTGAAAATGTCAGGGATCGGCGCGATGTTGCTGACGCGCTCCGAGCAAGGCATGTCTTTGATCACCGATACCGAAAAGTTTGATTTCCCAGCTCAAGTACAGGAAGTAAGTGATGTTACGGGAGCTGGTGATACCGTGATCGCCACACTGACGACTATGTTAGGTGCGGGAATGTCTGCTAAAGACGCAGTGGAAGTTGCAAATATTGCCGCAGGCATTGCCGTGAGTAAGTTAGGTGCTGCAACGGTGTCACCGGAAGAGTTGAGTCGCAAACTGGGTCAATATCTTAGAGAAACGGGCGAACACTACCAAACGCCGTTTGAAGAAGTGCTTAAGCACATTACTTTTGCCAAGCAAAACGGCGAAACCATTGTATTTACCAATGGCTGCTTTGATATTCTTCATGCTGGCCATGTGCGTTATTTAGCGCAAGCTAAAGCGATGGGCGACAGACTCGTCGTTGGGTTAAATAATGATGAATCAATCTCGCGTCTCAAAGGGCCTGAACGTCCAATCAATCCATTGAAAGAGCGGGCCATGGTGTTATCTGCACTCGCTTCTGTGGATTGGGTTATTCCGTTTGGCAGTGTTGAAGAAAATGATACACCAGCTAAGTTGATAGAAATGGTCAGCCCTGACATTTTGGTCAAAGGTGGTGACTATAAAGTAGAAGAGATCGCAGGTGCAGAGCATGTGCTTAATCAAGGTGGAAAAG
- a CDS encoding capsule assembly Wzi family protein — MNLARVLACCSLLASNFAFASPTAYLPIGQDPLLEYQIDKMFALTVGTPMAKPYRISEIKMHLMKLRHIDATLQQSISQGIAPYLQNDAVTQRSITLRVDNGEEKQIANDRGNYSSEYAELGLGGVWRGSDSSILQIGAEYRVDANKLVPYNTFYGMSYGNLQLNLGYKEHWFSPFKHSAQVYSNNARPSLSASLGLIVPIRNWWNFDFELFYSELEKVHDGIRFQGTLHDGTPKIAGSHFSIEPLAGWKIGLNRVMQFGGGPREVDFKDFIKAYFDPVGNDNKIGDLTQDDELGDQWATITTSFTTNYGTQAQWYLEYGGEDSNNHKNYLFGNTVVNVGVFLPQLTSTTSLRYEFTDMESLWYVNEIYDTYGNTIDGFGVGHFAANHRQFDDGAPTQIHVLEGTYQSDYRSLWRAQLSVIDNESNYLNELGELGAEYERGYEFELAHIGEAYSKQIETKLTLGKDVFGENYTWLSVHVYW, encoded by the coding sequence ATGAATTTAGCTCGAGTACTGGCTTGCTGTAGTTTATTAGCTTCGAATTTCGCTTTTGCGAGCCCCACGGCTTATTTACCCATTGGGCAAGATCCGCTGTTGGAATATCAAATTGATAAAATGTTTGCGTTGACCGTTGGTACACCTATGGCTAAGCCTTACCGTATCAGTGAAATCAAGATGCATTTGATGAAACTTAGGCATATTGATGCAACGTTACAGCAGAGTATTAGTCAAGGGATAGCGCCTTATCTGCAGAATGATGCGGTGACACAAAGATCGATAACATTACGCGTAGATAATGGTGAAGAAAAGCAAATCGCCAACGACAGAGGAAATTACAGCAGTGAATATGCTGAGTTAGGACTCGGTGGTGTTTGGCGTGGAAGCGACTCGAGTATTCTACAAATAGGTGCTGAGTATCGAGTGGATGCAAATAAGCTTGTTCCTTACAACACTTTTTATGGCATGTCCTACGGTAATTTGCAGCTTAATTTAGGTTACAAGGAACATTGGTTTTCACCATTTAAGCATTCGGCTCAAGTATACTCTAATAACGCGAGACCTTCATTATCAGCTTCTTTGGGTTTAATTGTGCCTATTAGAAATTGGTGGAACTTCGATTTTGAGCTGTTTTATTCTGAACTTGAGAAAGTCCATGACGGAATTCGCTTTCAAGGCACGCTTCACGATGGAACACCTAAAATAGCGGGTAGTCACTTTAGTATAGAGCCATTAGCAGGATGGAAAATCGGTCTAAACAGAGTCATGCAATTCGGAGGCGGACCAAGAGAAGTAGATTTTAAGGACTTTATTAAGGCATATTTTGACCCTGTTGGAAACGATAATAAGATAGGTGACTTGACTCAAGATGATGAATTGGGCGATCAATGGGCAACTATCACGACCAGCTTTACCACAAATTACGGCACTCAAGCACAATGGTATTTAGAATACGGTGGTGAGGATAGCAATAACCATAAAAACTATTTGTTTGGTAATACGGTTGTCAATGTTGGTGTTTTTCTCCCTCAATTGACCTCAACGACCTCATTACGCTATGAGTTTACTGATATGGAAAGCTTATGGTATGTAAACGAAATTTACGATACTTATGGAAATACAATCGACGGATTTGGCGTTGGGCATTTTGCTGCAAACCATCGCCAGTTCGATGATGGTGCACCGACGCAAATTCATGTGTTAGAAGGTACTTACCAATCAGATTATCGTTCATTATGGAGAGCTCAGCTTTCAGTTATCGATAATGAAAGTAATTATTTGAATGAACTTGGTGAGCTTGGTGCTGAGTACGAACGTGGTTACGAGTTTGAACTGGCACATATTGGTGAAGCCTATAGCAAGCAAATCGAAACGAAATTAACCTTGGGTAAAGATGTCTTCGGTGAGAATTACACTTGGTTATCAGTCCATGTATACTGGTAG
- a CDS encoding SIS domain-containing protein: MSLNEQVAQSYFASLQRHVDVFETMANYHQECVELLEACQSTLAAGGKVIWFGNGGSAADAQHLAAEFVVRYKLERGPLASIALTTDTSILTAHSNDYHFDSVFERQVQALCKPEDMVIGLTTSGTSPNINLALQAANEIGAFTVALTGRTGGKVKDIAKLPIIIANDETARIQEAHMFIGHWLCEAVDMLVAAEQKA; this comes from the coding sequence ATGTCATTGAATGAACAAGTAGCACAAAGCTACTTCGCAAGCTTACAGCGCCATGTTGATGTTTTTGAAACAATGGCAAACTATCACCAAGAATGTGTTGAACTACTTGAAGCATGCCAAAGCACATTAGCAGCCGGTGGTAAGGTCATTTGGTTTGGTAATGGTGGCAGCGCGGCAGATGCGCAGCACCTGGCTGCAGAATTTGTGGTGCGTTACAAATTAGAGCGAGGCCCTTTGGCTTCGATTGCACTAACGACCGACACCTCAATTTTGACAGCACACAGCAATGACTATCACTTTGACTCCGTATTTGAACGTCAGGTTCAGGCACTTTGTAAACCGGAAGATATGGTGATTGGTTTAACCACATCAGGCACGAGCCCTAATATCAATTTGGCACTTCAAGCCGCAAATGAAATTGGCGCGTTTACCGTTGCACTGACTGGAAGAACGGGTGGCAAAGTGAAGGACATTGCTAAATTACCGATTATTATCGCAAACGACGAGACAGCACGTATTCAAGAAGCGCATATGTTTATTGGTCACTGGCTATGCGAAGCGGTCGATATGCTCGTTGCGGCGGAGCAAAAGGCATGA